Part of the Arcobacter sp. F155 genome, TGGGCAAGAAAAAGAGTAGAGAATGGTGGAAGCCCTATTAAGTTTAGACTTGTTAAGGGTGCAAACATGGAAATGGAAGAAACTGAAGCTTCTCAAAAACACTGGGAAATGGTAACTTATACTGAGAAAAGTGATACTGATTCAAACTACAAAAGAATGATTAGACATGCTTTAAAACCAGAAAATGCTCCATATATGCATGTGGGAACGGGGTCTCATAACTTATTCGAACTTGCCTTTGCTACAGAACTAGCAAAAGAGAATGATACAGAAAAGTATCACACAATTGAGATGTTAGAAGGTATGAGTGAGTCAGCAAGACTTGCAATTAAAGAGATCTCTAAAAATGCGATTCTTTATGGTCCAACAGCTTCAAAAGAGCAGTTCACAAATGCGATTGCTTATTTAGTAAGAAGACTTGATGAAAATACAGGTCCTAATAACTTTATTAGATATTCTTTTGGATTAGAAGTTGGAACAAAAGATTGGAAAGATCAAGAAGCACTATTTAGAAAATCATTTGAGAATGAGAAAACATCTTTTGTTGGTGCAAAAAGACAGCAAAATAGATTAACTGAAAAATGGGATGATTTCTCTAACTCTTCATACGATACAGGAACTTATCACGCAGAAGCTGATACAGATTTTGTTTTACCTGCAAATCAAGAGTGGGCAAGAAATATTATAAAAAAATGGAAATTCTCTAAAGACAGTGAACATAAAGTTGCACCAGTTGTAGTTGGTGGAGAAGATTTAATTGAAGGAAGAAAAGTTGTAGATGCAATTGATAAATCTCAATTAAAAGAGGGTGTTTTAGCAGGTAGATTTGCTAATGCTACAGCAGAAGATTTACAAAAAGCAGTAGATATTGCAGATGCTGATGTTGATGGTTGGAGAAGTAAAACAAATAGACAAAGACATGAGGTTTTAAAACAAGCAGCTATTAAAGTTAGAGAAAGAAGAGATGATTTAATAGGTGTTGCAGCAGCAGAAGTAGGAAAAGTATTTACTGAAACTGATGTTGAAGTATCTGAAGCAGTTGATTTTATTGAGTTTTATTCTCACTCTTCAGAGTATTGGGAAAAATATGAGAACTTAGAGTTTAGCGGAAAAGGTGTAGGTGTTGTCGTACCACCTTGGAACTTCCCTGTAGCAATTCCTTTAGGTGGGGTTGCATCAGCATTAGCAGCTGGAAATACAGTTATTATCAAACCTGCTTCTGTTGCAGCATTAACTGCTTATGAAATGTGCAAATGCTTCTGGGATGCAGGAGTTTCAAAAAACACTTTACAGTTTGTTCCTTGTCCTGGAGCATTAGCTGGTGAGCATTTAATTGCTAATAAAAAAGTTGATTTTGTAATTTTAACTGGTGGTGAAGATACTGCCCACAAAATGCTTGAAACTAGACCAGACCTTTTCTTAACAGCTGAAACTGGCGGAAAAGATGCAACAATAGTTACTAATATGGCAGATAGAGACCAAGCAGTTAAAAATGTTTGTTTAAGTGCTTTTAACAACTCAGGACAAAAATGTTCAGCTACATCTTTACTAGTATTAGAAGAAGAAGTTTATAATGATGCTTCATTTAGAAAAGCTTTAGTTGACACTGCTAGTTCTATGAGTGTTGGTTCTGTTTGGGATTTTAAAAATAGAATTGGTACGTTAGCAAATCCTGTTGGTGGAGCATTAAAAAAAGCAATTTCTGAATTAGAAGATGGAGAAGAGTGGGCTTTAGAACCTTCATATGCTGATAATAATGAGTATATGTTAGAACCAGCAATTAAATGGGGTGTAAAAGAAGGAAACTTTATTCATAAAACAGAACTTTTTGGACCAGTATTAGCAGTAATGAAAGCAAAAGATTTAAAACATGCAGTTGAGATTGTAAACTCTACAGGGTATGGTTTAACTTCTGGAATTGAGTCTTTAGATGAAAGAGAAGTTGAGTATTGGAAAGCAAACCTAAAAGCAGGAAATCTATATGTAAATAGAGGAACTACAGGAGCTATTGTTTTAAGACAACCATTTGGTGGTATGGGTAAATCTGCAATTGGAGCAGGGAGAAAAGTTGGTATTTATAACTATATAACTCAGTTTGTTGATTTTGAAGAGAGTAATATTCCAAAAGTAGCTAAAAAATATTCTACAGATTTAACAAGGTTTATTGAGTCTTGTAAAACAGATAATAAATATAAAAATGATATAGAAAAGCTTTCTTTCGCTTTACAATCATATTATGAAAACTATGAAAATGAGTTTTCAAAAGAAAAAGACTATTGTAATGTAAGAGGAGAAGACAATCACTTTAGATATATTCCTTTAGATAATGTAATTATTAGAGTTAGTGATGATGATACTCTTTTTGATGTAGTATCAAGAGTTCTTGCCGCAAGAGTTTCAAAGGTACACTTTAAAGTATCAGTTGATAAAAATAAGAAAGTTAAAAAGTTCCTAGAAGATTCATACTCTAAACTATTTACTTCAAGGGATAACTTAGTTATTCAAGATGAAGAGAAGTTCAAAAAAGAGATTTCTAAGTACGATAGAGTAATCTATTCAGATATTGCAAAAGTATCTGAAGAAGTATTTAAAGAAGCTTCTAAAACGACAACTTTCATCGTAAGAGGAAAACCTATGATGGAAGGAAGATTAGAGCTTCTAAACTACTTTAAAGAGCAATCTGTTTCACACTCTTATCATAGATATGGAAATATTGGAGCAAGAGAGCAAGGAAACTAAAAGAAGAGGAGTTTATCTCTTCTTCTTTTAAAAGTTCTCTTTAGAGAATGCAATCTTTTCTTCTAAAGTTTTATTAGAGTTTTTTAAACTATCAATTAAACTAAATCTTTTTAAAGCACCAATGTCATTGGCAATTTGTATAGCTAAACCAGGTCTTGCATTTAATTCTAATACTAAGGGACCTAAATTTTTATCAATAACAATATCAGCACCTAAGTAACCCATATTTGTCATCTCATAACATCTTGCAGATAAATGAAGTATCTCATCCCAAAAAGGAACTACTAATTCCTTTAGGTTTTTATTTGTATCAGGGTGCAGTTTAATTGGTCTATCAAACTGTACTGCATTTAAAGCTTTTCCAGTTTTAATATCAATTCCAACTCCAACAGCACCTTGATGAAGATTTGCTTTTCCATCACTATTTGAAGTAGATAATCGCATCATTGATAAAGTAGGAAAACCTTTATATACAATTACCCTTACATCAGGAACACCTTCATAACTAAACCCATCAAAGACATCATCAAAATCAACTAGCTTCTCGAAAACAGCTACATCATTTCTTCCACCAAGAGAGTATAGACCACTTAGAATATTTGAGATATGTCTTTTTATATCGTTATAATCTAAAGCTTCACCACTTGGTTTAATAAACTTGTCTTTATCTCTTTTAACAATAACAAGAATACCTTTACCTCCACTTCCTTGTGCAGGTTTTATAACAAAGCCACTTTGGTTTTCTATATAGTCTTCAAAGTGATTTATTTCCACTTGGTATTGAATATAACCTAGTAATTTAGGAACTGAGATTCCATGTTTTTGGGCTAGTTTTTTAGTTTTTAGTTTATTATCAACTAAAGGAAAGTTTTTTCTATCGTTGTGTTTTCCTATATAGTTGATATTTCTGTCATTCATTCCTAAAATACCAAGTTTTTTTAGTTTAAAAGGGTTTGCAAACATTTTACTTAACCATTGATTTAAATCTATAAAGCTCACTTAGTCTATAACCACTATATCTTCCTAGAAGTATGATTAATCCAAGAACTGCTAATAAAACTTCTGGGAAGTTAAATGTAATGAAACTTAGAACAGAGTTTGTCATAGCAAAGTAAGCAATAATAGATACTATTAAAGAACCACTACCTTGTAAAAATACCTCTTTAGAACCATCTTCTTCCCAAATAATAGACATTCTTTCAATAGTCCAAGCTAAAATAATAATAGGGAAGAAAGTAATACTTGTAGCATATTCTAGTTCTAACTTATGTGAAAGAATAGCCACAAAAGCCATTATTCCAACAACAACAATTAGTACAGAAGATATCCTTGCTACAAGAAGTAAATTTAAGTGGGATAAGTATGACCTAACAATAAGTCCCATAGTTACAACTAAAATAAACATCATAATACCAGGTATTAAACTTGTTTCAATAAATGCCATCGATAATAAAATAGGCATAAAAGTACCAGATGTTTTAAGTCCTACAATTACTCTCATAATAACAACTACTAAAGCTCCTAGAGGAACTAAAAGAAGTAGTTTAAATGTATTTTGTGACTCATTTGGTAATGTAAACAATGAAAAGTCTAAAAGAGTACTTTGGTTTTTAAGATCTTTAGATAAAGCAGCATTTCTTGCTGGTACAATATTTTTAGTTACAGAGAATCTTACATTAGAGTTTTTAACACCCTCAGCTTCTAATAAGAACTGTGAACCTCTTTGCCATATAAATATTTCACTACTATTTTCAATAAGACCATTATTTATATCAAATAAATACCATTTGTCTTTATGGAAAACTTCTAACATAGGAGTTAGTACTATATTTCTTTGTTTATCTTCTAAATATAATGCACCAATTGTTCTAACCTTGTATTGCATTTTATTTAGAAGTTGAACTAGGGCATCTCTTTTTTCTTTAGCTGTTTTCATATAATTGTTTTTAATCATTTTTGCAGCTTGAGAAGGTTGAACTAGGTTAAACTCTTTTATTAATAAAGAAGTAAAGGTCAAAGAATCAGAGCTTTTGTCATATATTTTATTTAATAAAGAGTTTGCTGCTTGAACCATTACAGAAGGAACTTCCATTGGCTCAACTTCAATAGGTTCTGCTTCAAGATTTGCTTTATAGTATTTGTCTTTTATAATATCAATTGAGTAGTAGATTACTTGACTACCTTCAATTTCTCTTTTAGACCAAACACCTTTATTTATAGAGTTTAGTTTTCTTTTTGTAAAACCATAATCCGCAGAACTTGACTCTTCATTTACAATGATAATTCCATCTTGCTTTTTAGGAAGAATCATAGAAACTAAGGCACTTTGGTTTTTCTTACTATCAAAACTAATTTTTGCTTCAATATTCCATATATTTGTAGTCTCTTCTTGAAAAATAGGGAAGTTAAGTACTTTTACTTTATAACTCATTAGAGCAATAGAAGTAATAATTAATATAATTGAGAATAAGAGTATTTGATTTCTTGATGTCATTTTTACTCTTTACTTAGCTTTTTTTATTGGCTCTTGCGTGAACTTTTTAGATACATCAACTAAAACCATACCAGTTAGGAAGTTTTTACCAATAAGAACTGGATAAGAGAACTTACTTCTATCTGTAAGTGTTACATCAACAAGCTGACTACTGTTTGCAACGTTTATTCTCATTTGTACTACATATCTTTTTTGATTTTTTGCCCCATGTCTTTTGATATAAACAATTCTACTTATAGGTAAAGCTTTGTTAATTAGTTCACCTTTTTCATTTTCTAAAGTAAACTTAACCCATTTTTTCCCATCTCTTTCAAAAGCTTTTATATTTATTGCATGTAAAGAAGTTGTAGTTGCACCTGTATCTATCTTAGCTTTTAGTTTTAAGTTCTCTGAAGGAATATATACATATTCATAGTTACCTAGAATTATCTTTGAGTCTTTTTGTTTTGGCTCTTTTGTAATATAAACAGGAACTTTTTTCTCTTTATATACAATTTTTTCTTTTATTATTATTTTTTCTTTAGGTTCTTCAATTTTAGGTTCTTGTATATCCATTTGTTCAGTTTTACTTGCAGCTGAGCAGCCAATGAAGATTACTGTTAAAGCTGAAAAAAAGATAGCATTAAAAAAAAGTTTTTTCATTATTTAATCCTTTGAAATATATATGAAAGGCATGATTATAGTATAAATATCTAAAAAAACAGTAAAGAATTTAATTTAAAGCAGTGAGGAGAAGAGAAAGAAGATACTTTAGTATCTTCCATTATATTTCATAATTAAGATTTGCTCATAAAGCATATTACCAAAGCCTTCAGGTAAGTTTTCATGCTCTTTTTCTACTAGAGTTATAATCTCTCTTATTTGGTCTTCTGTCATATTTTGAACAACAGGAATGATAGTTTTAGCAATTGTGTCTTTAAACTCTTTTATTTCTTCTTGTGTCATGTAAATTAGTCTTTCTAGTAAAATTAAAAAAGAAATTATAGTGTAATTATCTAAAAAAGCAGTTAATTTAGTTTTTTTTGTTATAATCGCGAAAAATATAGTTAGGAAAGAGATTTTGGTAAACTTAAGTAAAAAAATTTCAAGTTTAGTTGGAAGAACAAATGCAGAATATGGATTGATTCAAGAAGGTGATAGAGTGTTAGTTGGTTTCTCTGGTGGGAAAGACTCTACAACTTTAATTCATGCCTTAAATCACCTAAAAAGAGTTACACCTTTTGACTTTGAGTTTAAAGCAGTAACAGTAACTTATGGAATGGGTGAGCAAGTACAGTTTTTAGCTGACCACTGTAAAGAACATGGAATTGAGCATGAGATTATTGATACAGAAATCTTTGAATTATCAAAAGATAAGATTAGAAAGAACTCATCATTCTGTTCATTCTTTTCTAGAATGAGAAGAGGGTATTTATATTCAACAGCACAAGAACAAGGATACAATAAAGTAGCACTTGGTCATCATTTAGATGATGCAATGGAGTCATTTTTTATGAACTTCCTATACAATGGTGCATTAAGATCAATGCCACCTATTTATAAAGCAGAAAATGGTTTACAGGTTATTAGACCTTTAATCTTCTGTAGAGAGAGACAATTAAGAGCTTTTGCTCAAACAAATGAAATCTCAGTAATCGGTGATGAAGCATGTCCAGCAATGAGATTTGATATTAAAATGCCTCATGCAAGAGCTAAAACAAAAGAGTTATTAGAAAAAATGGAAGAGGAAAATCCTCAAATGTTCGTTTCTATGAAATCTGCATTTAAAAATATACAAACATCAACATTCTTTGATAAAGAATTACTGGATAGAGATTAATATATGAAGTTATTGGTCTCTTCTTGCCTTTTAGGTGAAGATGTTAGATATGATGGGGGAAACTCTTCTGTAGCATTTAATCCAAAGTTTTCTTTTTCTTCAAAAGAACTATTTATGGATATTTTATGCGACAATGAAGTTTACTCTTTATGTCCTGAAGTAAAAGGTGGATTACCTACTCCAAGAGATCCAGCGGAGATTACAAGTGTAGAAAAACCTTTTAAAGTTGAAACTATAAATAAAGAAGACGTAACTATAAACTTTTTACTAGGAGCAAAAAAGGCTTTAGAGCTTTGCCAAGAAGAGGGTATTAAAGTTGCTTTATTAAAATCTAAATCACCATCTTGTGGAAATACAAAGATTTATGATGGTACTTTTACAGGTAATTTAGTTGAAAATCAAGGATTAACAGCTAGATTATTAAGTGAAAATGGAATCACAGTATTCAACGAAACTCAATTAAAAGAATTACAACAGTTTATAAGAACTAATAAATAGTTTCTATAACTGTTCGTTTACTAAATTAGATAATTTAAGTGGGTCTAAGGCTCCACTTACTC contains:
- a CDS encoding DUF523 domain-containing protein, whose translation is MKLLVSSCLLGEDVRYDGGNSSVAFNPKFSFSSKELFMDILCDNEVYSLCPEVKGGLPTPRDPAEITSVEKPFKVETINKEDVTINFLLGAKKALELCQEEGIKVALLKSKSPSCGNTKIYDGTFTGNLVENQGLTARLLSENGITVFNETQLKELQQFIRTNK
- a CDS encoding ATP-dependent zinc protease, with product MKKLFFNAIFFSALTVIFIGCSAASKTEQMDIQEPKIEEPKEKIIIKEKIVYKEKKVPVYITKEPKQKDSKIILGNYEYVYIPSENLKLKAKIDTGATTTSLHAINIKAFERDGKKWVKFTLENEKGELINKALPISRIVYIKRHGAKNQKRYVVQMRINVANSSQLVDVTLTDRSKFSYPVLIGKNFLTGMVLVDVSKKFTQEPIKKAK
- a CDS encoding ATP-binding protein — encoded protein: MVNLSKKISSLVGRTNAEYGLIQEGDRVLVGFSGGKDSTTLIHALNHLKRVTPFDFEFKAVTVTYGMGEQVQFLADHCKEHGIEHEIIDTEIFELSKDKIRKNSSFCSFFSRMRRGYLYSTAQEQGYNKVALGHHLDDAMESFFMNFLYNGALRSMPPIYKAENGLQVIRPLIFCRERQLRAFAQTNEISVIGDEACPAMRFDIKMPHARAKTKELLEKMEEENPQMFVSMKSAFKNIQTSTFFDKELLDRD
- a CDS encoding alpha-L-glutamate ligase-like protein produces the protein MFANPFKLKKLGILGMNDRNINYIGKHNDRKNFPLVDNKLKTKKLAQKHGISVPKLLGYIQYQVEINHFEDYIENQSGFVIKPAQGSGGKGILVIVKRDKDKFIKPSGEALDYNDIKRHISNILSGLYSLGGRNDVAVFEKLVDFDDVFDGFSYEGVPDVRVIVYKGFPTLSMMRLSTSNSDGKANLHQGAVGVGIDIKTGKALNAVQFDRPIKLHPDTNKNLKELVVPFWDEILHLSARCYEMTNMGYLGADIVIDKNLGPLVLELNARPGLAIQIANDIGALKRFSLIDSLKNSNKTLEEKIAFSKENF
- a CDS encoding inactive transglutaminase family protein, giving the protein MTSRNQILLFSIILIITSIALMSYKVKVLNFPIFQEETTNIWNIEAKISFDSKKNQSALVSMILPKKQDGIIIVNEESSSADYGFTKRKLNSINKGVWSKREIEGSQVIYYSIDIIKDKYYKANLEAEPIEVEPMEVPSVMVQAANSLLNKIYDKSSDSLTFTSLLIKEFNLVQPSQAAKMIKNNYMKTAKEKRDALVQLLNKMQYKVRTIGALYLEDKQRNIVLTPMLEVFHKDKWYLFDINNGLIENSSEIFIWQRGSQFLLEAEGVKNSNVRFSVTKNIVPARNAALSKDLKNQSTLLDFSLFTLPNESQNTFKLLLLVPLGALVVVIMRVIVGLKTSGTFMPILLSMAFIETSLIPGIMMFILVVTMGLIVRSYLSHLNLLLVARISSVLIVVVGIMAFVAILSHKLELEYATSITFFPIIILAWTIERMSIIWEEDGSKEVFLQGSGSLIVSIIAYFAMTNSVLSFITFNFPEVLLAVLGLIILLGRYSGYRLSELYRFKSMVK
- a CDS encoding bifunctional proline dehydrogenase/L-glutamate gamma-semialdehyde dehydrogenase, which translates into the protein MREEKEIIESAVKLAEKWQRRATELVSDYDREFYKKMNKMLEHPKDKALLIELMDQCFRCESNDRIANQIIFLLEKHGMAHFFTTKDRMLLWLFQNIGKFLPNLSVPMFVDQIRDDTKTVVLKGEAEPFNKHLKMRKEEGTRVNINLIGEVVLGEEEASERIEKYLKALENPNIDYISIKISTIYSQISALDFEHTVEVLVEKLSKIYAQAKKYPYIAPDGTKSNKFINLDMEEYRDLDITVEVFKRTLAKEEFKDFYAGIVLQAYLPDSFNVQKDLCEWARKRVENGGSPIKFRLVKGANMEMEETEASQKHWEMVTYTEKSDTDSNYKRMIRHALKPENAPYMHVGTGSHNLFELAFATELAKENDTEKYHTIEMLEGMSESARLAIKEISKNAILYGPTASKEQFTNAIAYLVRRLDENTGPNNFIRYSFGLEVGTKDWKDQEALFRKSFENEKTSFVGAKRQQNRLTEKWDDFSNSSYDTGTYHAEADTDFVLPANQEWARNIIKKWKFSKDSEHKVAPVVVGGEDLIEGRKVVDAIDKSQLKEGVLAGRFANATAEDLQKAVDIADADVDGWRSKTNRQRHEVLKQAAIKVRERRDDLIGVAAAEVGKVFTETDVEVSEAVDFIEFYSHSSEYWEKYENLEFSGKGVGVVVPPWNFPVAIPLGGVASALAAGNTVIIKPASVAALTAYEMCKCFWDAGVSKNTLQFVPCPGALAGEHLIANKKVDFVILTGGEDTAHKMLETRPDLFLTAETGGKDATIVTNMADRDQAVKNVCLSAFNNSGQKCSATSLLVLEEEVYNDASFRKALVDTASSMSVGSVWDFKNRIGTLANPVGGALKKAISELEDGEEWALEPSYADNNEYMLEPAIKWGVKEGNFIHKTELFGPVLAVMKAKDLKHAVEIVNSTGYGLTSGIESLDEREVEYWKANLKAGNLYVNRGTTGAIVLRQPFGGMGKSAIGAGRKVGIYNYITQFVDFEESNIPKVAKKYSTDLTRFIESCKTDNKYKNDIEKLSFALQSYYENYENEFSKEKDYCNVRGEDNHFRYIPLDNVIIRVSDDDTLFDVVSRVLAARVSKVHFKVSVDKNKKVKKFLEDSYSKLFTSRDNLVIQDEEKFKKEISKYDRVIYSDIAKVSEEVFKEASKTTTFIVRGKPMMEGRLELLNYFKEQSVSHSYHRYGNIGAREQGN